The following coding sequences are from one Cervus canadensis isolate Bull #8, Minnesota chromosome 4, ASM1932006v1, whole genome shotgun sequence window:
- the EBI3 gene encoding interleukin-27 subunit beta isoform X1: protein MALRLVLVFAVSLWVGCSLCREREVASSQPRVWCQASRYPVAIDCSWTLPPTPPNSTRPTSFIATYRLGVAAHGESWPCLQPTPEATSCIIPDVQMFSMVPYVLNITAVQPAGISSSFLPFVPEHIIKPDPPEGVRLSPLPGQQLWVQWEPPQTWPFPEIFSLKYRIRYKRHGAARFRQVGPIEATSFTLKAVRPQAKYCIQVAAQDLTDYGEWSAWSLPAAASMTLGK from the exons ATGGCCCTGAGACTCGTCCTGGTCTTTGCCGTCAGCCTCTGGGTGGGCTGCTCACTCTGTCGGGAGAGAGAAG TAgcttcctcccagcccagggtgTGGTGCCAGGCCTCCAGGTACCCGGTTGCCATAGACTGCTCCTGGACCCTGCCGCCCACTCCTCCGAATTCCACCAGGCCCACATCGTTCATTGCCACGTACAG GCTCGGCGTGGCAGCCCATGGGGAAAGCTGGCCCTGCCTCCAGCCGACACCAGAAGCCACCAGCTGTATCATCCCCGATGTCCAGATGTTCTCCATGGTGCCCTATGTGCTCAACATCACCGCTGTCCAACCCGCTGGTATCAGCAGCAGCTTCTTGCCCTTTGTCCCAGAGCACATCA TCAAACCGGACCCTCCGGAAGGCGTGCGCCTGAGCCCTCTCCCTGGGCAGCAGCTGTGGGTGCAATGGGAGCCCCCCCAGACCTGGCCCTTCCCGGAGATCTTCTCCCTCAAGTACCGGATCCGCTACAAGCGTCACGGGGCTGCCCGCTTCCGTCAG GTGGGGCCAATTGAAGCCACATCCTTCACCCTCAAGGCTGTGAGGCCTCAAGCCAAGTACTGCATCCAGGTGGCTGCTCAGGACCTCACCGACTACGGGGAATGGAGTGCCTGGAGTCTCCCTGCTGCTGCCTCCATGACCCTGGGCAAGTAG
- the EBI3 gene encoding interleukin-27 subunit beta isoform X2 has protein sequence MALRLVLVFAVSLWVGCSLCREREASSQPRVWCQASRYPVAIDCSWTLPPTPPNSTRPTSFIATYRLGVAAHGESWPCLQPTPEATSCIIPDVQMFSMVPYVLNITAVQPAGISSSFLPFVPEHIIKPDPPEGVRLSPLPGQQLWVQWEPPQTWPFPEIFSLKYRIRYKRHGAARFRQVGPIEATSFTLKAVRPQAKYCIQVAAQDLTDYGEWSAWSLPAAASMTLGK, from the exons ATGGCCCTGAGACTCGTCCTGGTCTTTGCCGTCAGCCTCTGGGTGGGCTGCTCACTCTGTCGGGAGAGAGAAG cttcctcccagcccagggtgTGGTGCCAGGCCTCCAGGTACCCGGTTGCCATAGACTGCTCCTGGACCCTGCCGCCCACTCCTCCGAATTCCACCAGGCCCACATCGTTCATTGCCACGTACAG GCTCGGCGTGGCAGCCCATGGGGAAAGCTGGCCCTGCCTCCAGCCGACACCAGAAGCCACCAGCTGTATCATCCCCGATGTCCAGATGTTCTCCATGGTGCCCTATGTGCTCAACATCACCGCTGTCCAACCCGCTGGTATCAGCAGCAGCTTCTTGCCCTTTGTCCCAGAGCACATCA TCAAACCGGACCCTCCGGAAGGCGTGCGCCTGAGCCCTCTCCCTGGGCAGCAGCTGTGGGTGCAATGGGAGCCCCCCCAGACCTGGCCCTTCCCGGAGATCTTCTCCCTCAAGTACCGGATCCGCTACAAGCGTCACGGGGCTGCCCGCTTCCGTCAG GTGGGGCCAATTGAAGCCACATCCTTCACCCTCAAGGCTGTGAGGCCTCAAGCCAAGTACTGCATCCAGGTGGCTGCTCAGGACCTCACCGACTACGGGGAATGGAGTGCCTGGAGTCTCCCTGCTGCTGCCTCCATGACCCTGGGCAAGTAG